A genomic segment from Nitrospira sp. encodes:
- a CDS encoding Mobile element protein produces MEQQTFAEVPFARYRTATRRERFLDEMARVLPWGDLAEVIAPFYPKAEGAGRPPVGIARMLRIHFLQHWFNLSDPAVEEALYDSRALRQFVGIDLGREPVPDETTICKFRHLLEAHQLGEQLFALIRTYLAEPGRQISRGTIVDATIISAPSSTKNRTKTRDPEMHQTKKGNQWYFGMKAHIGVDSRTKLIHSVAATAANVHDSQVLPELLHGNETRVGGDAAYSGQREVIQQHASEATSFIQANAHRHRPLSEADRAKNRTKSKVRAKVEHAFLVIKRIFGWTKARYRGLDKNTNWLFISCGLANLYVIRWRLLAGT; encoded by the coding sequence ATGGAGCAACAGACCTTTGCCGAGGTTCCGTTTGCACGGTATCGCACGGCCACGCGCCGGGAGCGGTTCCTCGACGAGATGGCCCGCGTGCTTCCGTGGGGTGACCTGGCCGAGGTGATCGCGCCGTTCTATCCCAAGGCCGAGGGGGCCGGACGTCCGCCCGTCGGCATTGCGCGCATGCTCCGCATCCATTTCTTGCAACATTGGTTCAATCTGTCGGATCCGGCCGTGGAGGAGGCGTTGTACGACTCGCGGGCCCTGCGGCAGTTTGTGGGGATTGATCTGGGCCGCGAGCCCGTCCCCGATGAAACGACCATCTGTAAATTCCGCCATCTGCTGGAGGCCCACCAGTTGGGGGAACAGTTGTTTGCCTTGATCCGGACGTATCTGGCCGAGCCGGGGCGGCAGATCAGCCGGGGCACCATCGTGGATGCCACGATCATCAGCGCCCCCAGCTCCACAAAGAATCGTACGAAGACGCGGGATCCGGAGATGCACCAGACGAAGAAGGGGAACCAGTGGTATTTCGGCATGAAGGCTCATATTGGGGTAGACAGCCGGACGAAGCTGATCCATTCGGTGGCGGCCACCGCCGCGAACGTGCATGACAGTCAGGTGTTACCGGAGCTCCTGCACGGCAACGAGACGCGGGTGGGGGGCGATGCCGCTTACAGCGGACAACGTGAGGTCATCCAGCAACACGCCTCCGAGGCCACAAGCTTCATCCAGGCCAACGCCCATCGGCATCGGCCCCTGAGTGAGGCGGACCGGGCGAAGAACCGGACCAAATCGAAAGTCCGGGCCAAGGTGGAGCATGCGTTCTTGGTGATCAAGCGCATCTTTGGGTGGACGAAAGCCCGCTACCGCGGACTCGACAAGAATACCAATTGGCTCTTCATCAGCTGCGGCTTGGCGAATCTGTACGTGATACGCTGGCGGCTTTTGGCGGGGACGTAG
- a CDS encoding Uracil-DNA glycosylase, family 1 gives MLPPIPAGWKRLLKAEVSSSPYLALDAFLEREAAEGRTILPPRQDIFRSLRMTPYEAVRVLLLGQDPYHTPSMAHGLCFSVRPHIRSLPPSLKNIYKELRDDVGCRIPNNGCLEPWARQGVLLLNTALTVRAHAANSHRGRGWEAMTDRIIELVDAKPTRVVFVLWGGEAKKKRRLITNAHHVVIASAHPSPLSASKFFGCRCFSRTNRALTDAALAPIDWQIPDR, from the coding sequence ATGTTGCCTCCCATCCCGGCCGGCTGGAAACGATTGCTCAAGGCGGAAGTGAGCAGCAGCCCATATCTGGCGCTCGATGCGTTTCTTGAACGGGAAGCGGCAGAGGGGCGGACGATCCTGCCGCCGCGGCAGGACATCTTCAGATCGTTACGAATGACACCCTACGAGGCTGTCCGGGTCCTGCTGTTGGGCCAGGATCCCTATCACACTCCAAGTATGGCGCATGGTCTGTGTTTTTCAGTGCGGCCTCACATTCGATCGTTGCCGCCATCCTTGAAAAACATCTACAAGGAACTCCGCGACGATGTGGGCTGTCGCATCCCTAACAACGGCTGTTTGGAGCCGTGGGCTAGGCAGGGGGTGCTCCTGTTGAATACCGCCTTGACGGTCCGCGCGCATGCGGCCAATTCACATCGGGGGCGCGGGTGGGAAGCCATGACCGATCGTATCATCGAACTGGTCGATGCCAAGCCGACTCGCGTGGTGTTTGTCCTGTGGGGCGGTGAGGCGAAGAAGAAGCGGCGGCTGATCACCAACGCACACCATGTGGTGATCGCGTCCGCACATCCGTCGCCGTTGTCGGCGAGCAAGTTTTTTGGCTGTCGATGCTTCTCGCGGACCAATCGAGCCCTCACCGATGCCGCTCTGGCGCCGATCGATTGGCAGATTCCTGATCGGTGA
- a CDS encoding Mobile element protein translates to MTADTRDVSALEVVYWWADGLYVKAGIEDRKAALLTIVGALASGKKIVLACESGERESKESWLKVLRSLRERGLKFPQLTVADGHLGIWAALGELHPTGKEQRCWNHKITNVLDAVPKKEQQKAAELLKAMPYAETQAECEQLRDKFVRTYNKTDQKAVETLVRDWDRMVTFYSFPKEHWIHLRTTNIVESPFAAVRLRTDASRRYKRVESAKAIIWKMLTVAEKTWRRLNATELLPLVASGGKFTDGVRKQSGQVRSEASRQPKNIAA, encoded by the coding sequence ATGACCGCTGACACGCGGGATGTGTCGGCCCTGGAGGTCGTCTACTGGTGGGCTGATGGTCTGTATGTGAAGGCCGGGATCGAAGACCGAAAGGCGGCGCTGCTGACGATCGTGGGAGCGCTCGCTAGCGGCAAAAAGATCGTGCTGGCCTGCGAGAGCGGCGAGCGGGAGAGCAAGGAGTCGTGGCTGAAGGTCCTGCGCAGTCTGCGGGAGCGTGGACTGAAGTTTCCGCAGCTCACGGTCGCTGACGGACACCTTGGCATCTGGGCCGCTCTCGGGGAACTCCATCCCACCGGTAAGGAGCAGCGGTGCTGGAATCACAAGATCACCAATGTCTTGGACGCGGTGCCCAAGAAAGAGCAGCAGAAGGCGGCCGAGCTGCTCAAGGCGATGCCCTATGCCGAGACCCAGGCCGAGTGCGAGCAGCTGCGCGACAAATTCGTCCGCACGTACAACAAGACGGACCAGAAGGCCGTGGAGACGCTCGTGCGGGACTGGGACCGGATGGTCACGTTCTATTCCTTCCCGAAAGAGCACTGGATTCACCTCAGAACAACGAACATCGTGGAGTCACCCTTCGCGGCCGTGCGGCTTCGGACGGACGCCTCACGCCGCTACAAACGGGTCGAGAGCGCCAAGGCAATCATCTGGAAGATGCTCACCGTCGCCGAGAAGACGTGGAGAAGGCTCAATGCGACGGAGCTGCTGCCCCTGGTGGCCTCTGGAGGCAAGTTTACGGACGGGGTGCGGAAGCAATCAGGACAGGTGAGGAGCGAAGCGAGCCGTCAGCCGAAAAACATCGCCGCCTGA
- a CDS encoding Transposase: MGLDETSASTIMRAQMDQSGEARMVDEGRWAEIRRLFHEERVSISEIGRRLDVDRKTVRRSLRQTTWHPYRRAVVAETLLTAHAEFVRDRAPQVGYSARILYQELRASRGYTGSYETVKRCVAPLREVQLQAERALLRFETPPGQQSQIDWGQATVPFRTGPVVVHVFVLTLGFSRRGFYDACADERLAQFLEAHERAFAHFGGHTREHLYDRPRTVCYADDTGRRIWNPTFKAFADYWGFEPRVCRPYRAQTKGKVESGVKYVKRNFLPGRTFVDVVDFQAQLDEWNATIADCRLHGTTHEPPIARFERERGQLVPLAGQRGFQQEARVSRIVAEDYLVSLETNRYSVPFRLIGQRVEVLRRGDTVHIFHRDREVATHPVLPGTHQFCILPEHGPGATARTARQRRSTWRDPASPPGALPEVEVRDLACYEALCGSVPVQEVHP; this comes from the coding sequence ATGGGACTTGACGAGACGAGCGCGTCGACGATCATGCGTGCCCAGATGGACCAATCTGGGGAGGCGCGCATGGTGGATGAGGGGCGATGGGCGGAGATCCGACGGTTGTTTCACGAGGAGCGGGTATCTATTTCGGAGATCGGGCGGCGGCTGGACGTGGATCGCAAGACGGTGCGCCGCAGTCTGCGGCAGACGACGTGGCACCCGTACCGCCGGGCCGTCGTGGCGGAGACCCTGCTGACGGCCCATGCCGAGTTTGTGCGGGACCGTGCCCCGCAGGTCGGGTATTCCGCGCGGATTCTCTATCAGGAGTTGCGGGCGAGTCGTGGCTACACCGGCAGTTATGAGACCGTGAAGCGGTGTGTGGCGCCATTGCGCGAGGTCCAGCTCCAAGCGGAGCGCGCGCTCCTGCGCTTTGAGACGCCGCCGGGACAGCAAAGTCAGATTGATTGGGGCCAAGCCACCGTGCCGTTCCGCACCGGCCCTGTCGTCGTGCACGTGTTCGTGCTCACGCTGGGCTTCAGCCGCCGCGGGTTCTATGACGCCTGTGCCGATGAGCGGTTGGCCCAGTTTCTCGAGGCCCACGAACGGGCCTTTGCCCATTTCGGTGGCCACACCCGCGAACATCTCTATGACCGGCCGCGGACGGTCTGTTATGCAGATGACACGGGGCGGCGGATCTGGAATCCCACTTTCAAAGCGTTTGCCGACTACTGGGGCTTCGAGCCGCGTGTCTGTCGACCCTATCGGGCGCAGACCAAGGGCAAGGTCGAATCGGGCGTGAAGTATGTGAAGCGGAACTTCCTGCCCGGGCGGACGTTTGTCGATGTGGTGGACTTCCAAGCCCAGCTCGATGAATGGAACGCGACCATCGCGGACTGTCGGCTCCACGGCACGACGCACGAGCCGCCGATCGCACGCTTTGAGCGAGAACGCGGGCAGCTGGTGCCACTGGCGGGGCAGCGCGGCTTCCAGCAGGAGGCCCGCGTCTCACGGATCGTGGCCGAGGACTATCTGGTCAGCCTGGAGACGAACCGGTACTCCGTGCCGTTCCGGCTCATCGGCCAGCGGGTCGAGGTGCTGCGACGGGGTGACACCGTGCACATCTTCCATCGCGACCGCGAGGTGGCGACGCATCCCGTCTTACCCGGGACCCACCAATTCTGCATCCTGCCGGAGCATGGCCCGGGCGCCACTGCGCGGACGGCCCGCCAACGCCGCTCGACCTGGCGTGACCCGGCGAGTCCCCCCGGCGCGCTGCCGGAGGTCGAAGTGCGGGATCTGGCGTGCTACGAGGCGTTGTGCGGGAGCGTGCCCGTGCAGGAGGTGCACCCATGA
- a CDS encoding Transposase, with protein MNPTQLERLREQLTRLRLLKSRERLDALLQEAAAKDLSYADFLDQVLSEEVAAKAEKNITMRTSLARFPFVKSLEAFDFAYQPSLDKKQIQQVATCHFIEHGENVVILGPPGVGKSHLAIGLGLKAIEQGYRVFFTTAAAMIATLTRALTENRLEDKLKLYTIPRLLIIDEIGYLPIDRTGANLFFQLISRRYEKGPMILTSNQSFGAWGEVFGDRVLATAILDRVLHHAITINIRGHSYRLKEKLKAGLVRVEEASTTT; from the coding sequence ATGAACCCGACCCAGCTTGAACGGCTTCGTGAACAACTGACGCGCCTGCGGCTCCTCAAGAGCCGCGAGCGGCTCGACGCCCTCTTACAGGAGGCCGCGGCGAAGGACCTCTCGTACGCGGACTTTCTCGACCAGGTCCTCAGCGAAGAAGTCGCGGCCAAGGCGGAGAAGAACATCACGATGCGCACGAGTCTCGCGCGCTTCCCGTTCGTGAAGAGCTTGGAGGCCTTCGACTTCGCCTACCAGCCCTCGCTGGATAAAAAGCAGATCCAGCAGGTGGCGACCTGTCACTTCATCGAGCACGGCGAGAATGTCGTGATCCTGGGGCCGCCCGGGGTGGGCAAGAGCCACCTGGCCATCGGGCTGGGGCTCAAAGCGATCGAGCAGGGCTACCGCGTGTTCTTCACCACCGCGGCCGCCATGATCGCCACCCTGACCCGGGCGCTGACGGAGAATCGGCTGGAAGACAAGTTGAAGCTCTATACGATTCCACGGTTACTGATCATTGATGAGATCGGCTATCTGCCGATTGACCGCACCGGCGCCAACTTGTTTTTCCAGCTCATCTCGCGCCGCTACGAGAAGGGGCCGATGATTCTGACCAGCAATCAGAGCTTCGGGGCCTGGGGCGAGGTGTTTGGCGACCGGGTGCTCGCGACCGCGATCCTCGATCGGGTGCTCCACCACGCGATCACGATCAACATCCGTGGCCATTCGTACCGACTGAAGGAGAAGCTCAAAGCGGGATTGGTGCGAGTCGAAGAAGCCTCAACAACAACCTAA